In Amphiura filiformis chromosome 1, Afil_fr2py, whole genome shotgun sequence, the following are encoded in one genomic region:
- the LOC140155668 gene encoding WD repeat-containing protein 37-like isoform X1 codes for MMPTERILKKSSKERLSVRRARDAERAAAVGHQRSRSCEGSDSNLPGDVRSRLWKLFGQIEQELEGMYAENMALQDKVEALTVKLDAIQSGKAIPEGTDAVDGSVKSGSIKSKAVSTSSQITNLILKPKYKSAASKNVFSFKGTGNSPCQFVRHYRGHRDGVWEVCVSRGDMPLLGTASADRTARLWCIETGACVLEYVGHLGSVNSLRFHPTEPLVLTASGDKTAHVWKSTVTLPPPSQVIAESNKSAPSSGEEGVDGSAEDDVDTGAADYDMRSPPSLNSTQADGYMAILQVSTDWDRPKRGAENENIIYVKSPQCQLEGHASVINAADWLADGKQIVTASWDRTANLYDVETRAIVHTLTGHDQELNHLCTHPTQKLVVTSSSDTTFRLWDFRDPSIHSVNVFQGHTDSVTSAMFASGDKVVSGSDDRSVKVWDLKNMRTPITMIRTDSGVNRLSVSQTKNIIAIPHDNRHIRLFDLNGMRIGRVPRTNRMGHHRMVCCTAWNDASTNCNLFSCGFDRQVLGWHVGTTTQ; via the exons ATGATGCCAACAGAAAGAATTTTAAAGAAGTCGAGCAAGGAGAGACTATCTGTCAGACGTGCTCGCGATGCTGAGCGTGCCGCTGCTGTTGGTCATCAGCGGTCTCGCTCGTGTGAAGGGAGTGACAGCAACTTGCCAGGTGATGTACGTTCACGACTGTGGAAGTTGTTTGGTCAGATCGAGCAAGAGCTGGAGGGAATGTATGCTGAAAACATGGCAT TACAAGACAAAGTTGAAGCATTGACAGTAAAGCTAGATGCTATTCAGAGTGGTAAAGCCATTCCCGAGGGAACAGATGCAGTGGATGGTTCTGTCAAATCAGGCAGTATAAAGAGTAAAG CAGTTTCTACATCAAGTCAGATAACCAATTTAATTCTGAAACCAAAGTATAAATCAGCAGCTAGTAAG AATGTATTTAGTTTCAAAGGTACCGGAAATTCTCCATGTCAGTTTGTTAGACATTATAGAGGGCATAGAGATGGTGTATGGGAAGTATGTGTTTCCAGAGGGGATATGCCACTTTTAGGAACAGCTAGTGCAG ATCGTACAGCCAGACTATGGTGTATAGAAACAGGTGCTTGTGTATTGGAATATGTTGGTCACCTTGGTTCTGTTAATTCTCTACGCTTCCATCCCACTGAACCTCTTGTGCTCACAG CGTCTGGTGACAAGACAGCACATGTTTGGAAGTCCACTGTTACCTTACCTCCACCATCGCAGGTCATAGCAGAATCTAAT AAATCTGCTCCATCCTCTGGTGAAGAAGGAGTTGATGGATCAGCAGAAGATGATGTTGATACCG GTGCTGCCGATTATGATATGAGGTCCCCGCCATCGCTCAACTCAACTCAAGCAGATGGCTATATGGCCATACTACAAGTATCAACAGATTGGGACAGGCCCAAAAGAG GAGCAGAAAATGAGAATATAATCTATGTGAAATCACCGCAGTGTCAGCTAGAAGGCCATGCATCTGTAATCAATGCTGCTGATTGGTTAGCTGATGGGAAGCAGATAGTAACAGCATCATGGGATAGAACAGCTAACCTGTATGATGTAGAGACAAGGGCTATTGTACATACATTAACAG GTCACGATCAAGAGTTAAATCATCTGTGTACACACCCAACTCAGAAGCTGGTAGTAACATCATCATCAGACACTACATTCAGGCTATGGGATTTCCGTGATCCAAGTATCCATTCTGTTAATGTGTTCCAGGGACATACAGA TTCTGTAACATCGGCCATGTTTGCATCAGGCGACAAAGTAGTAAGTGGATCAGATGATAGATCTGTCAAAGTCTGGGATCTGAAAAACATGCGTACCCCAATCACCATGATACGTACAGACTCCGGGGTAAACAG GTTATCAGTGTCTCAAACCAAAAACATCATAGCCATACCACATGACAATAGACACATCAGGTTATTTGATCTCAATGGTATGCGCATTGGAAGAGTACCGAGAACTAATAGAATG GGTCATCACCGCATGGTGTGCTGCACAGCCTGGAATGATGCCTCAACTAACTGCAATCTCTTTAGCTGTGGCTTTGACAGACAAGTATTAGGATGGCATGTTGGTACCACAACGCAGTAA
- the LOC140155668 gene encoding WD repeat-containing protein 37-like isoform X3 — MMPTERILKKSSKERLSVRRARDAERAAAVGHQRSRSCEGSDSNLPGDVRSRLWKLFGQIEQELEGMYAENMALQDKVEALTVKLDAIQSGKAIPEGTDAVDGSVKSGSIKSKAVSTSSQITNLILKPKYKSAASKNVFSFKGTGNSPCQFVRHYRGHRDGVWEVCVSRGDMPLLGTASADRTARLWCIETGACVLEYVGHLGSVNSLRFHPTEPLVLTASGDKTAHVWKSTVTLPPPSQVIAESNKSAPSSGEEGVDGSAEDDVDTGAENENIIYVKSPQCQLEGHASVINAADWLADGKQIVTASWDRTANLYDVETRAIVHTLTGHDQELNHLCTHPTQKLVVTSSSDTTFRLWDFRDPSIHSVNVFQGHTDSVTSAMFASGDKVVSGSDDRSVKVWDLKNMRTPITMIRTDSGVNRLSVSQTKNIIAIPHDNRHIRLFDLNGMRIGRVPRTNRMGHHRMVCCTAWNDASTNCNLFSCGFDRQVLGWHVGTTTQ; from the exons ATGATGCCAACAGAAAGAATTTTAAAGAAGTCGAGCAAGGAGAGACTATCTGTCAGACGTGCTCGCGATGCTGAGCGTGCCGCTGCTGTTGGTCATCAGCGGTCTCGCTCGTGTGAAGGGAGTGACAGCAACTTGCCAGGTGATGTACGTTCACGACTGTGGAAGTTGTTTGGTCAGATCGAGCAAGAGCTGGAGGGAATGTATGCTGAAAACATGGCAT TACAAGACAAAGTTGAAGCATTGACAGTAAAGCTAGATGCTATTCAGAGTGGTAAAGCCATTCCCGAGGGAACAGATGCAGTGGATGGTTCTGTCAAATCAGGCAGTATAAAGAGTAAAG CAGTTTCTACATCAAGTCAGATAACCAATTTAATTCTGAAACCAAAGTATAAATCAGCAGCTAGTAAG AATGTATTTAGTTTCAAAGGTACCGGAAATTCTCCATGTCAGTTTGTTAGACATTATAGAGGGCATAGAGATGGTGTATGGGAAGTATGTGTTTCCAGAGGGGATATGCCACTTTTAGGAACAGCTAGTGCAG ATCGTACAGCCAGACTATGGTGTATAGAAACAGGTGCTTGTGTATTGGAATATGTTGGTCACCTTGGTTCTGTTAATTCTCTACGCTTCCATCCCACTGAACCTCTTGTGCTCACAG CGTCTGGTGACAAGACAGCACATGTTTGGAAGTCCACTGTTACCTTACCTCCACCATCGCAGGTCATAGCAGAATCTAAT AAATCTGCTCCATCCTCTGGTGAAGAAGGAGTTGATGGATCAGCAGAAGATGATGTTGATACCG GAGCAGAAAATGAGAATATAATCTATGTGAAATCACCGCAGTGTCAGCTAGAAGGCCATGCATCTGTAATCAATGCTGCTGATTGGTTAGCTGATGGGAAGCAGATAGTAACAGCATCATGGGATAGAACAGCTAACCTGTATGATGTAGAGACAAGGGCTATTGTACATACATTAACAG GTCACGATCAAGAGTTAAATCATCTGTGTACACACCCAACTCAGAAGCTGGTAGTAACATCATCATCAGACACTACATTCAGGCTATGGGATTTCCGTGATCCAAGTATCCATTCTGTTAATGTGTTCCAGGGACATACAGA TTCTGTAACATCGGCCATGTTTGCATCAGGCGACAAAGTAGTAAGTGGATCAGATGATAGATCTGTCAAAGTCTGGGATCTGAAAAACATGCGTACCCCAATCACCATGATACGTACAGACTCCGGGGTAAACAG GTTATCAGTGTCTCAAACCAAAAACATCATAGCCATACCACATGACAATAGACACATCAGGTTATTTGATCTCAATGGTATGCGCATTGGAAGAGTACCGAGAACTAATAGAATG GGTCATCACCGCATGGTGTGCTGCACAGCCTGGAATGATGCCTCAACTAACTGCAATCTCTTTAGCTGTGGCTTTGACAGACAAGTATTAGGATGGCATGTTGGTACCACAACGCAGTAA
- the LOC140155668 gene encoding WD repeat-containing protein 37-like isoform X2: MMPTERILKKSSKERLSVRRARDAERAAAVGHQRSRSCEGSDSNLPGDVRSRLWKLFGQIEQELEGMYAENMALQDKVEALTVKLDAIQSGKAIPEGTDAVDGSVKSGSIKSKVSTSSQITNLILKPKYKSAASKNVFSFKGTGNSPCQFVRHYRGHRDGVWEVCVSRGDMPLLGTASADRTARLWCIETGACVLEYVGHLGSVNSLRFHPTEPLVLTASGDKTAHVWKSTVTLPPPSQVIAESNKSAPSSGEEGVDGSAEDDVDTGAADYDMRSPPSLNSTQADGYMAILQVSTDWDRPKRGAENENIIYVKSPQCQLEGHASVINAADWLADGKQIVTASWDRTANLYDVETRAIVHTLTGHDQELNHLCTHPTQKLVVTSSSDTTFRLWDFRDPSIHSVNVFQGHTDSVTSAMFASGDKVVSGSDDRSVKVWDLKNMRTPITMIRTDSGVNRLSVSQTKNIIAIPHDNRHIRLFDLNGMRIGRVPRTNRMGHHRMVCCTAWNDASTNCNLFSCGFDRQVLGWHVGTTTQ; encoded by the exons ATGATGCCAACAGAAAGAATTTTAAAGAAGTCGAGCAAGGAGAGACTATCTGTCAGACGTGCTCGCGATGCTGAGCGTGCCGCTGCTGTTGGTCATCAGCGGTCTCGCTCGTGTGAAGGGAGTGACAGCAACTTGCCAGGTGATGTACGTTCACGACTGTGGAAGTTGTTTGGTCAGATCGAGCAAGAGCTGGAGGGAATGTATGCTGAAAACATGGCAT TACAAGACAAAGTTGAAGCATTGACAGTAAAGCTAGATGCTATTCAGAGTGGTAAAGCCATTCCCGAGGGAACAGATGCAGTGGATGGTTCTGTCAAATCAGGCAGTATAAAGAGTAAAG TTTCTACATCAAGTCAGATAACCAATTTAATTCTGAAACCAAAGTATAAATCAGCAGCTAGTAAG AATGTATTTAGTTTCAAAGGTACCGGAAATTCTCCATGTCAGTTTGTTAGACATTATAGAGGGCATAGAGATGGTGTATGGGAAGTATGTGTTTCCAGAGGGGATATGCCACTTTTAGGAACAGCTAGTGCAG ATCGTACAGCCAGACTATGGTGTATAGAAACAGGTGCTTGTGTATTGGAATATGTTGGTCACCTTGGTTCTGTTAATTCTCTACGCTTCCATCCCACTGAACCTCTTGTGCTCACAG CGTCTGGTGACAAGACAGCACATGTTTGGAAGTCCACTGTTACCTTACCTCCACCATCGCAGGTCATAGCAGAATCTAAT AAATCTGCTCCATCCTCTGGTGAAGAAGGAGTTGATGGATCAGCAGAAGATGATGTTGATACCG GTGCTGCCGATTATGATATGAGGTCCCCGCCATCGCTCAACTCAACTCAAGCAGATGGCTATATGGCCATACTACAAGTATCAACAGATTGGGACAGGCCCAAAAGAG GAGCAGAAAATGAGAATATAATCTATGTGAAATCACCGCAGTGTCAGCTAGAAGGCCATGCATCTGTAATCAATGCTGCTGATTGGTTAGCTGATGGGAAGCAGATAGTAACAGCATCATGGGATAGAACAGCTAACCTGTATGATGTAGAGACAAGGGCTATTGTACATACATTAACAG GTCACGATCAAGAGTTAAATCATCTGTGTACACACCCAACTCAGAAGCTGGTAGTAACATCATCATCAGACACTACATTCAGGCTATGGGATTTCCGTGATCCAAGTATCCATTCTGTTAATGTGTTCCAGGGACATACAGA TTCTGTAACATCGGCCATGTTTGCATCAGGCGACAAAGTAGTAAGTGGATCAGATGATAGATCTGTCAAAGTCTGGGATCTGAAAAACATGCGTACCCCAATCACCATGATACGTACAGACTCCGGGGTAAACAG GTTATCAGTGTCTCAAACCAAAAACATCATAGCCATACCACATGACAATAGACACATCAGGTTATTTGATCTCAATGGTATGCGCATTGGAAGAGTACCGAGAACTAATAGAATG GGTCATCACCGCATGGTGTGCTGCACAGCCTGGAATGATGCCTCAACTAACTGCAATCTCTTTAGCTGTGGCTTTGACAGACAAGTATTAGGATGGCATGTTGGTACCACAACGCAGTAA